From Calothrix sp. PCC 6303, a single genomic window includes:
- a CDS encoding ABC transporter ATP-binding protein translates to MSNYLKKLLYVLPANKSHLVILVLSFLLVSLMEAFGIGLIGPFINLASNPKVVFENQIVNNIYELTGAIGQNKFIAGIGTIIIITFCLKSYISWKVQTYVFTFSYEQQGKLTSKLLHAYLNAPYVFHLSKSSNYIVQNTVNETKDFSNGILIPLLNSCSNLIISFSLTLLLSLTNFFTVVAILGTVIPVFLLLNNFKDKIKAWGKQASISTESIIRIINHGLGGIKETKVIGCSPYFEQQMLEQEHIYVEAMSGVFGFKLLPRIIIETFLVVFLIGFTSIFLLFNNDIRDLTAVLSVFAIASIRVIPAFSNLAVSMTSLKKHSFTLNKLYNDLKELEKIDKLLDRQYSSSDASRGKELIFDREITLDTLNYRYPNASELALNGVSLKIKKGESVALIGKSGAGKTTLVDVILGLLVPDSGDIKVDGKSIYQDLRSWQNSIGYIPQSIFLTDETIAQNIAFGVSEHLIDKTRLQKVIKTAQLEDLIERLPQGIHTMVGERGVLLSGGQRQRIGIARALYHERQILVLDEATAALDNETESLITEAMQSLSGEKTLIIIAHRLSTIKDCDRVYVLQNGAVLRAGNYQEIVEKENAH, encoded by the coding sequence ATGAGTAATTATCTAAAAAAACTTCTCTACGTGCTACCTGCCAACAAAAGTCACTTAGTTATACTGGTACTATCTTTTTTATTAGTATCGCTAATGGAGGCATTTGGAATTGGTTTAATTGGACCATTTATTAATTTAGCTAGTAATCCTAAAGTTGTTTTTGAAAATCAAATTGTAAACAATATTTACGAATTGACTGGTGCCATCGGTCAAAACAAATTTATTGCTGGGATCGGAACTATTATTATTATCACTTTTTGCCTGAAGTCTTATATTAGTTGGAAGGTTCAAACTTACGTTTTTACATTTAGTTACGAACAGCAGGGAAAGTTAACGAGTAAACTTTTACATGCTTATCTAAATGCACCTTACGTTTTTCACCTCAGTAAAAGTTCTAATTATATTGTTCAAAATACCGTTAACGAAACAAAGGATTTTTCCAATGGAATTCTCATCCCTCTTCTAAATAGTTGCTCGAACCTGATTATTTCTTTTTCGCTGACTCTATTATTATCTTTGACTAATTTTTTCACTGTTGTCGCGATTCTAGGAACAGTGATTCCCGTATTTTTATTATTAAATAATTTTAAGGATAAAATAAAAGCTTGGGGAAAGCAGGCATCTATATCAACCGAGTCAATCATACGAATTATTAATCATGGATTGGGAGGTATAAAAGAAACCAAGGTAATTGGTTGTTCTCCATATTTCGAGCAGCAAATGCTAGAACAAGAACATATATATGTTGAAGCAATGAGTGGAGTCTTTGGCTTTAAGTTATTGCCTCGAATTATTATCGAAACATTCTTAGTAGTATTTTTGATAGGGTTTACATCTATATTCTTACTTTTCAATAATGATATTAGAGATTTGACTGCTGTTCTTAGTGTTTTTGCGATCGCTTCGATTCGAGTAATTCCAGCCTTCAGTAATTTGGCAGTGAGCATGACTTCATTAAAAAAGCATAGCTTCACTCTCAATAAGCTCTATAATGATTTAAAAGAGTTAGAAAAAATTGATAAGTTGCTCGATAGACAATATTCATCTAGTGATGCTAGTCGGGGAAAAGAATTAATATTCGATCGAGAAATTACTCTAGATACTCTTAATTATCGCTATCCAAATGCATCCGAGCTTGCATTAAATGGAGTCTCTTTAAAGATTAAAAAGGGTGAGTCCGTCGCACTTATTGGTAAGTCGGGAGCGGGTAAAACAACATTGGTCGATGTCATCTTAGGATTGTTGGTTCCCGATAGTGGTGATATCAAAGTTGATGGTAAGTCGATTTATCAAGATTTGCGCTCCTGGCAGAATTCGATCGGCTATATTCCTCAAAGTATTTTTCTTACAGATGAGACGATCGCCCAAAATATTGCTTTTGGAGTTTCCGAACATCTTATTGATAAAACCAGATTACAAAAGGTAATTAAAACAGCACAACTCGAAGATTTAATCGAGAGATTGCCCCAAGGAATTCACACGATGGTGGGAGAAAGGGGAGTACTTTTATCTGGAGGACAGAGACAGCGAATTGGAATTGCTAGGGCGCTATATCACGAGCGGCAAATTTTAGTTCTCGATGAAGCAACTGCTGCATTAGATAACGAAACCGAGAGTTTAATTACAGAAGCAATGCAGTCTTTGAGTGGAGAAAAAACCTTAATTATTATTGCCCACCGTTTGAGCACTATTAAAGATTGCGATCGAGTTTACGTGCTTCAGAATGGTGCTGTGCTTCGGGCAGGAAACTATCAAGAAATCGTAGAAAAAGAAAATGCTCATTGA
- a CDS encoding alginate lyase family protein codes for MLFRQLYGRLAANKNLGINSRISDIQDYLYEIKVGYKKVKSKLKRRANYPFFEAAVIVNNQPTSNTSLDGNRDREDYSFDRIPVAIEDVCELYPKRVKILFKNINLEKPGLELVKQAVLDNNLDAACRGLIDYYHQRPIQSWLGNYSIKWLENSNCSNNILTSRDADEIINDIYTFQTVKSQVPRFKNGFLNWSYSGIKNDREWAWFLNRHYHIKELFSSYKQTGKLEYIHYLNNNIIDWIISSNSEQKHIRSQWRGLEVAWRVYHWSYIFYGLQDVPEFSDACRILMLSSIVEHAYFLRHMHTWGANWLVKEMKSLALIACCWSEFKDANKWLDYACKHLEAEIIQQVYPDGAHKELTSHYHRATLDDFQDFADLLVAMGKPVPDRFHSYLENMWNYLAYSISSNGMSLLNNDSDLDDNREALISASKIYHRPDWIYILNHGQEPAENPTKSFAEIAKKPSIFFPWAGQLVMRSGWEESSHWGFFDMGALGINYHVHHDKLHLSISAYGRDLLVDSGRYSYVRNKYWQYFRESAGHNVILVDRQGQKNDRKQSYQSLIDRCVITEEFDFAQQTFDRGYINIKGKATHTRAVLYLRNKYWVVVDRIFTNRPRTIEALWHFHPDCTVVMSGESVGSIDKDVGNLQIIPAANFPWDVTVVRGQASPMQGWWSREYNHKTPNSTAIYQTEIAGNATFAWVLFPSLGVPTNVTVNVISSSGETILIDVKIPGENDTRIAVRLSGNGEMKLNDELSFKGSCAIIRGVEKALVSNGCICDVKGEIVTSDSFCQEK; via the coding sequence ATGTTATTTAGACAGTTGTATGGAAGGTTGGCGGCGAATAAAAATCTTGGCATAAATTCAAGAATATCCGACATTCAAGATTATTTATACGAGATAAAAGTTGGTTATAAAAAAGTTAAATCCAAACTTAAAAGAAGAGCTAACTATCCCTTTTTTGAGGCTGCGGTTATCGTAAATAATCAACCGACTAGTAACACCAGTTTAGACGGTAACAGAGATAGAGAGGATTATTCGTTCGATCGAATCCCCGTTGCGATTGAAGATGTATGCGAGCTATATCCCAAAAGGGTAAAAATTTTATTTAAAAATATAAATTTAGAAAAACCAGGTTTGGAACTGGTTAAACAAGCAGTATTAGACAATAACTTAGATGCTGCTTGTCGGGGATTAATCGATTATTACCATCAGAGACCAATTCAATCCTGGCTGGGAAATTATTCGATAAAATGGCTGGAAAATTCTAATTGCAGTAATAATATATTAACATCAAGAGATGCCGACGAAATCATAAATGATATCTATACTTTCCAAACAGTAAAATCCCAAGTTCCTCGTTTTAAGAATGGTTTTTTAAATTGGTCTTATTCTGGAATAAAAAACGATCGAGAATGGGCTTGGTTCCTAAATCGTCACTACCATATCAAAGAGTTATTTAGCAGCTATAAGCAAACTGGCAAATTAGAATATATTCATTATTTAAATAATAATATTATTGATTGGATAATTTCGAGTAATAGCGAACAAAAACATATTCGATCTCAGTGGCGTGGACTAGAAGTTGCATGGCGAGTTTATCATTGGTCTTATATTTTTTATGGACTGCAAGATGTTCCAGAATTTAGCGATGCTTGCCGAATTTTAATGCTTTCTAGTATTGTCGAACATGCATATTTCCTCAGGCACATGCACACATGGGGAGCGAATTGGCTAGTCAAGGAAATGAAAAGTTTGGCGCTTATTGCTTGTTGTTGGTCGGAATTTAAAGATGCGAATAAATGGCTGGATTATGCCTGTAAACATTTAGAAGCAGAAATTATCCAACAAGTTTATCCCGATGGCGCTCATAAAGAACTCACCAGCCATTACCATCGAGCAACTTTAGATGATTTCCAAGATTTTGCCGATTTATTAGTTGCCATGGGAAAACCAGTCCCCGATCGATTCCATTCCTATTTGGAAAACATGTGGAATTATTTGGCTTATTCTATATCTTCAAATGGGATGAGTTTACTTAATAACGATTCTGATTTGGACGACAATCGTGAAGCATTAATATCGGCAAGTAAAATCTATCATAGACCCGATTGGATATATATATTAAATCACGGTCAAGAACCCGCTGAGAACCCCACCAAATCATTCGCCGAAATCGCCAAAAAACCATCAATATTTTTTCCTTGGGCTGGTCAATTAGTCATGCGAAGTGGTTGGGAAGAATCATCCCATTGGGGATTTTTCGATATGGGTGCTTTGGGGATAAACTATCACGTCCATCACGATAAACTACATCTATCAATATCAGCTTATGGTCGTGATTTATTAGTAGATAGTGGTAGGTATAGTTACGTCAGAAATAAATATTGGCAGTATTTCCGCGAATCTGCCGGACACAATGTAATTTTAGTCGATCGCCAGGGTCAAAAAAACGATCGCAAACAATCCTACCAATCCCTAATCGATCGCTGTGTCATTACAGAAGAGTTTGACTTTGCCCAACAAACATTCGATCGCGGTTATATCAATATTAAAGGTAAAGCAACCCACACCAGGGCTGTTCTCTATTTGCGAAATAAATATTGGGTGGTAGTCGATCGCATTTTTACGAATCGACCCCGAACAATTGAAGCTTTATGGCATTTTCATCCCGATTGTACGGTGGTAATGTCGGGTGAATCTGTCGGTTCGATCGATAAAGATGTGGGAAATTTACAAATTATTCCTGCTGCTAATTTCCCTTGGGATGTCACAGTTGTACGGGGACAGGCATCTCCCATGCAGGGTTGGTGGAGTCGGGAATATAACCATAAAACTCCCAATTCTACGGCTATTTATCAAACTGAAATAGCTGGAAATGCAACTTTTGCTTGGGTGCTATTTCCCAGTTTGGGTGTGCCTACAAATGTAACGGTAAATGTTATATCATCGAGCGGAGAAACAATTTTAATCGATGTGAAAATCCCAGGAGAAAATGACACGAGAATCGCGGTGCGATTGTCTGGGAATGGGGAAATGAAGTTAAATGACGAACTATCTTTCAAAGGTAGTTGTGCAATTATTCGCGGTGTGGAGAAAGCTTTGGTATCTAATGGTTGTATTTGCGATGTCAAAGGGGAAATTGTAACATCTGATTCATTTTGCCAAGAAAAATAA
- a CDS encoding glycosyltransferase, with translation MSIKQLTQNKQTNRIMLFDLSIKGHHPSYIQYLIKYWEKHNFDSDLSKNLNIVVSPKFIQEHGDVVSLVGDSKNIKFTAISAADESILNARKTKVQRNLRNFREWSIYCKYAKSLQIDRALIMYFDTCGLPLALGAKSPCSFSGIYFRPTFHYNEFDEYKSSLQDKVQATRENILLSRILRNPQLQNLFCLDPFAISYLNKFHSQTQCIHLPDPMEIIPSKNSSFGMDSIEVKEIDVIQKLDKQKLGVEPGRKIFLLFGAITSRKGIYQLLKSLKQLSDDICRQTCILIVGECGIKSSIEKLIIEVCQEKPLQIIRRYEFIKDEEIQPYFQLTDFVLAPYQKHVGMSGILLWAAATEKNVLSSNYGLMGEMVRRYKLGIAIDSTVPEEIAKGITKLLLEKKTNVLDEERSILMKSFIEQNSAERYARTILDRIL, from the coding sequence ATGTCGATCAAGCAGTTAACTCAAAACAAGCAAACTAACAGAATTATGTTATTCGACCTTTCCATTAAAGGTCATCATCCCAGTTATATCCAATATTTAATTAAATACTGGGAAAAACATAATTTCGATAGCGATTTATCCAAAAATTTAAATATTGTTGTGTCTCCAAAATTTATCCAAGAACATGGAGATGTAGTATCGCTGGTTGGAGATAGCAAAAATATCAAATTTACAGCTATTAGCGCAGCAGACGAGTCCATTCTCAACGCACGCAAAACAAAAGTTCAACGCAATTTGCGGAATTTTCGCGAATGGTCGATATATTGTAAGTATGCCAAAAGCTTACAAATCGATCGTGCATTAATTATGTATTTCGATACTTGTGGACTTCCCCTGGCATTAGGAGCGAAATCACCCTGTTCTTTTTCGGGAATTTATTTTCGTCCCACATTTCACTACAACGAATTTGACGAATATAAATCTTCTTTACAGGATAAAGTGCAAGCAACACGGGAAAATATTCTTTTATCTCGTATTCTCAGGAATCCTCAATTGCAAAATTTATTTTGTCTCGATCCTTTTGCCATAAGTTATCTAAATAAATTTCATTCCCAAACTCAATGTATACATTTACCCGATCCAATGGAAATTATTCCGAGTAAAAATTCTAGTTTTGGCATGGATTCGATAGAGGTGAAAGAAATAGATGTAATACAAAAATTGGATAAACAAAAGTTGGGAGTCGAACCCGGACGAAAAATATTTTTACTATTTGGTGCAATTACTTCACGCAAGGGAATATACCAATTATTAAAATCTCTCAAACAATTATCCGACGATATCTGTCGGCAAACCTGTATTTTAATTGTGGGAGAATGTGGAATTAAAAGCTCGATCGAGAAATTAATTATTGAAGTTTGTCAGGAAAAGCCTTTACAAATTATTCGGCGCTACGAATTTATTAAAGATGAAGAAATTCAACCCTATTTTCAATTAACCGATTTTGTCCTCGCTCCCTATCAAAAGCATGTAGGGATGAGTGGAATCCTCCTCTGGGCTGCCGCTACGGAAAAAAATGTCCTAAGCTCTAATTATGGTTTGATGGGTGAAATGGTACGACGCTACAAACTAGGAATTGCGATCGACTCCACAGTACCCGAAGAAATTGCCAAAGGGATTACAAAACTTTTATTGGAGAAAAAAACGAACGTGCTAGATGAAGAACGATCAATATTAATGAAATCCTTTATCGAACAGAATTCTGCCGAACGGTACGCTCGGACAATATTAGATCGTATTTTGTAG
- a CDS encoding nucleotidyltransferase family protein — protein sequence MTTNTYDSNKQPGDMQTLEKFDRQSSDILTSQEIELILACSRTQHDLKTIDRIHNLVAQALDWGKILQVAYMHGVMQMLYWNLNNICPNSVPPEVLASLRQYYQKNTFNNLIQTQELLKIQQLFTEHQIPILPFKGPLLASAVYRNYSLRHITDLDFLVRKEDFSKAVDLLTSQGLEAKIQVRWECHLIGKNGLLNIDLHSEIIPEHLSCAIEPNFWWDSLGSYELGGSSVPNLSPEAWFLLLILNGNKECWRNLKRICDVAEVIRAYPKMDWDAILSKADRFGFRRLTNLAFLLVGNLLAAPIPEPIWQQAVLDKKAGALFLEISKQLFVENKEIILEVHINLFHIRTRERIPDKVKVLVDLMNYSGWFTPTEKDLNLVKLPNYLYFLYYFIRPVRVLQKYQVVIFKFMDLSGQKKLNN from the coding sequence ATGACCACCAATACATACGATAGTAATAAGCAACCAGGAGATATGCAAACTCTAGAGAAATTCGATCGCCAAAGTTCGGATATTTTAACTAGTCAAGAAATCGAATTAATTCTTGCCTGTAGTCGTACACAGCACGATTTAAAAACAATCGATCGTATTCATAACTTAGTCGCGCAGGCTCTGGATTGGGGTAAGATACTCCAGGTTGCTTACATGCATGGTGTCATGCAAATGTTGTATTGGAATCTGAATAATATTTGTCCGAATTCGGTTCCACCAGAAGTATTAGCATCATTACGCCAGTACTATCAAAAAAATACTTTTAATAATCTCATTCAAACACAAGAATTGTTGAAAATTCAGCAGTTATTTACCGAACATCAAATTCCAATTCTCCCTTTTAAAGGTCCCCTATTAGCTAGTGCCGTTTATCGCAACTATTCCCTACGTCACATTACAGATTTAGATTTTTTAGTAAGAAAAGAAGACTTTAGCAAAGCTGTAGATTTATTAACATCACAAGGCTTGGAAGCAAAAATTCAAGTTCGTTGGGAATGTCATTTAATTGGTAAAAATGGATTACTTAATATTGATCTTCACAGCGAAATTATTCCCGAACATTTATCTTGTGCGATCGAACCCAATTTTTGGTGGGATAGTTTAGGTAGTTACGAATTAGGAGGTAGTAGCGTTCCTAATTTATCTCCCGAAGCTTGGTTTTTATTATTGATTTTGAATGGGAATAAAGAATGTTGGAGAAATTTAAAACGAATTTGCGACGTTGCAGAAGTAATTCGAGCCTATCCCAAAATGGATTGGGATGCGATATTAAGCAAAGCAGATCGATTCGGATTTCGGAGATTGACTAATTTAGCTTTTTTGCTTGTCGGTAATTTATTGGCTGCTCCGATTCCCGAACCAATATGGCAGCAAGCAGTATTAGATAAAAAAGCTGGTGCGCTATTTTTGGAAATTAGCAAGCAATTATTTGTAGAGAATAAAGAAATAATTTTAGAAGTTCATATCAACCTATTCCACATTCGCACGCGAGAAAGAATTCCCGACAAGGTAAAGGTATTAGTAGATTTAATGAATTATTCGGGATGGTTTACACCAACAGAAAAAGATTTGAATTTAGTCAAACTACCAAATTATTTATATTTTCTCTATTACTTCATTCGTCCGGTACGAGTTTTACAAAAGTATCAAGTAGTTATTTTTAAGTTTATGGATCTATCCGGTCAAAAGAAATTAAATAATTAA
- a CDS encoding BON domain-containing protein yields MKKIATITVGILLALGTAACENPAKTSADAPSSTETVSSQVPDSTSTEAAQNDAQSELRRRQLNEDIRAREQRNNVTGGDTDRATGDLESQVRSKLEANIPNGALAVKAEENGTVTVSGTVAKQDQLAKIAPLAKEIKGVTAVDVKATVVPGNN; encoded by the coding sequence ATGAAAAAAATCGCCACCATTACTGTAGGTATTCTTCTTGCACTCGGTACCGCTGCCTGTGAAAACCCAGCCAAAACCAGTGCAGACGCACCCAGCAGTACCGAAACCGTATCCAGCCAAGTACCAGATTCAACATCAACCGAAGCAGCCCAAAACGATGCTCAAAGCGAACTGCGTAGAAGACAGCTAAACGAGGATATCCGCGCTCGTGAACAGCGCAACAACGTCACAGGTGGAGATACAGATAGAGCCACAGGAGACTTAGAAAGTCAAGTTCGCTCCAAACTAGAAGCGAATATACCTAACGGTGCTTTAGCTGTGAAAGCTGAAGAGAACGGTACGGTGACAGTGAGTGGCACAGTTGCCAAGCAGGATCAACTAGCAAAAATCGCACCCTTAGCCAAAGAGATTAAAGGTGTAACTGCCGTTGACGTGAAAGCCACAGTAGTACCAGGCAATAATTAG
- a CDS encoding general stress protein — protein sequence MVVGLHRRSVGVFSRRQDAESALHELKNSGFPMDRVSVIAQDSDRTIAGAEVKENVGNLADEGASLGAVSGGALGGLTGLLVGLGTLAIPGVGPVMLAGATATALATTLAGGAIGAAAGSLLGGLIGLGIPEEQAKSYNSRVEKGHYLIIIDGSDAEISQAEMILMGKGIEDYSVYEHPNRMEAGDYVAPVATSAVTPDYLTPPMVAPVGNSTLQRKRAIGVFSRRHDAEVALTELRDAGFDLSQVSLIGKDTSGNVADINVRGDKADEGAKTGAASGAAIGGLGGLLVGLGALAIPGIGPVILGGAAATALATTLTGGAIGAAAGSVVGGLVGLGIPENRAKEYSDRLNRGDYLVMVDGTQSEIDHAATILKRQHIENFEIFNATDIDTRNKNYSPSTHQNIASSNNAPVTIIDHRDETV from the coding sequence ATGGTAGTAGGATTACATCGTCGTTCAGTAGGTGTGTTTTCTCGTCGTCAAGATGCCGAATCCGCATTACACGAACTCAAAAACTCCGGTTTTCCCATGGATAGAGTATCTGTAATTGCCCAAGATAGCGATCGCACAATTGCGGGAGCGGAGGTAAAAGAAAATGTAGGCAACTTAGCTGACGAAGGTGCATCCCTAGGAGCAGTTTCCGGTGGTGCATTAGGAGGATTAACAGGTTTGCTAGTTGGTTTAGGAACCTTAGCAATCCCCGGTGTTGGTCCAGTCATGCTAGCTGGTGCCACTGCAACCGCATTAGCAACAACCCTAGCTGGTGGAGCAATTGGAGCCGCTGCTGGTAGCCTACTCGGTGGATTAATCGGTTTGGGAATTCCGGAAGAGCAAGCAAAATCCTACAATTCTCGCGTTGAAAAAGGACATTACTTGATAATTATTGATGGTAGCGATGCTGAAATCTCCCAAGCAGAAATGATTTTAATGGGGAAAGGAATCGAAGATTATTCAGTCTACGAACATCCTAACCGCATGGAAGCAGGTGATTATGTTGCACCTGTAGCCACCTCCGCTGTCACCCCAGATTACTTAACTCCCCCCATGGTTGCACCTGTAGGTAACTCAACCCTGCAAAGAAAGCGAGCAATAGGTGTATTCTCCCGAAGACACGATGCGGAAGTTGCTCTAACTGAGTTACGCGATGCTGGTTTTGATCTTAGCCAAGTTTCGTTAATTGGCAAAGATACATCCGGTAATGTTGCAGATATAAACGTGCGTGGAGATAAAGCAGACGAAGGAGCCAAAACTGGTGCAGCTAGCGGTGCAGCAATTGGAGGTTTAGGTGGACTGCTAGTTGGTTTAGGGGCTTTAGCTATACCCGGTATTGGACCAGTAATTTTAGGTGGTGCTGCGGCAACGGCTCTAGCAACCACCTTGACAGGAGGCGCAATTGGTGCTGCTGCAGGTTCAGTAGTTGGTGGTTTAGTTGGTTTAGGAATACCAGAAAACCGTGCGAAAGAATATAGCGATCGCTTAAATCGTGGAGACTATCTAGTTATGGTTGATGGGACTCAAAGCGAAATCGACCATGCTGCCACTATTCTCAAGCGTCAACATATCGAAAACTTCGAGATCTTTAACGCCACCGATATTGATACCAGAAATAAGAATTACTCTCCCTCAACTCACCAAAATATTGCATCTTCAAATAACGCCCCTGTCACCATTATCGACCATCGTGATGAAACAGTGTGA
- the coaE gene encoding dephospho-CoA kinase (Dephospho-CoA kinase (CoaE) performs the final step in coenzyme A biosynthesis.), whose product MKRLIGLTGGIATGKSTVAKYLAEIYNLPILDADIYAREAVNQGSLILTQIAERYGSEILLPNDNLDREKLGEIIFKNKLERQWLESKIHPYVRERFNQEIQKSPQETLVLVIPLLFEAKITNLVTEIWVVSCSESQQLQRLINRNKLTPEQAQARISSQMPLTEKIALADVVLDNSQTLEVLLQQVDQVIDKKAPAPSARYATG is encoded by the coding sequence ATGAAACGTCTCATCGGTTTAACAGGTGGTATCGCTACAGGCAAAAGCACCGTCGCTAAATACTTAGCCGAAATTTATAACTTACCAATTTTAGATGCGGATATTTATGCCAGAGAAGCAGTTAATCAGGGTTCACTAATTTTAACTCAAATTGCCGAAAGATATGGAAGTGAAATATTACTTCCAAATGATAATTTAGACAGAGAAAAACTCGGTGAAATAATTTTTAAAAACAAACTTGAACGTCAGTGGCTAGAAAGCAAAATTCATCCCTACGTTCGGGAAAGATTTAATCAGGAAATTCAAAAATCCCCTCAAGAAACCCTTGTATTAGTTATTCCCCTGTTGTTTGAAGCCAAAATAACCAACCTAGTTACAGAAATTTGGGTTGTCAGTTGTTCAGAATCACAACAACTACAGCGATTGATCAATAGAAACAAGTTAACGCCAGAACAGGCACAAGCTAGGATAAGTAGTCAAATGCCGCTAACCGAAAAAATCGCACTTGCGGATGTGGTTTTAGATAATTCCCAAACATTAGAGGTTTTATTACAACAAGTCGATCAAGTTATCGATAAGAAAGCCCCTGCGCCAAGCGCACGCTACGCTACAGGCTAA
- the cobA gene encoding uroporphyrinogen-III C-methyltransferase: MTQSKGKVYLVGAGLGNPEYLTLAAYNLLTTAEVLVYDALVDSQLFTLLPPDCLQVDVGKRGGKPSTPQNEINRLLVMYCQQGKQVIRLKSGDPFIFGRSAAEITALKAEKCDFEVVPGISSALAAPLLAGIPLTDPVLSRSFAVISAHEPEMLNWEALSSLETLVILMGGKNLGEILHQLLRFKKPRITPIAIIRWAGTQGQETWFGTLETILAQTEGISLSPAVIIIGEVVGLSQFLQPEQEAGGKGAGSRGNTSLLLPLKKLEQGSQSHTTRSIFESNSLESQTMSSKLPLTGKTILVTRATGQSSQFSQLLKEAGAKVVEMPTLEITSPSNWQPLDNAIAQISYFNWLILTSSNAVEYFLERLLSQNRDTRVLANLKIAVVGEKTAKSLEKYSLKADFIPPNFVADSLVESFPEPLLNKKLLFPRVESGGREILVKEFSAKGAEVIEVPAYQSRCPQNIPPDVELALINGTIDVVTFASSKTVQFFYELVQQNLSQKPISQYLAGLCIASIGPQTSKTCQDLLGRVDVEAEEYTLPGLTQALIKWGKLSK; this comes from the coding sequence ATGACTCAATCCAAGGGCAAAGTTTACCTGGTGGGGGCTGGCTTAGGAAATCCAGAATACCTCACTTTGGCTGCCTACAACTTGCTAACTACAGCGGAAGTCTTAGTTTATGATGCTTTGGTAGATTCCCAATTATTCACCTTATTACCACCTGATTGCCTTCAGGTTGATGTAGGGAAACGGGGAGGAAAACCCAGTACACCCCAAAATGAAATTAATCGACTTTTGGTGATGTATTGCCAGCAAGGAAAACAAGTTATTCGGCTCAAATCTGGTGATCCTTTTATTTTTGGTAGGAGTGCTGCCGAAATTACGGCACTCAAAGCTGAAAAATGCGACTTTGAAGTGGTACCGGGGATTTCTTCGGCACTTGCAGCTCCATTACTTGCCGGAATTCCCCTCACAGATCCGGTTTTAAGTCGCTCTTTTGCGGTAATTAGCGCTCACGAACCGGAAATGTTAAATTGGGAAGCTCTTTCTAGTTTGGAAACTTTAGTTATATTGATGGGGGGAAAAAATCTAGGGGAAATACTCCATCAACTACTGCGATTTAAAAAACCCCGCATTACTCCCATTGCTATTATTCGTTGGGCAGGTACTCAAGGGCAAGAAACTTGGTTTGGGACTTTAGAAACGATTTTGGCACAAACTGAAGGAATTTCCCTCTCACCAGCAGTGATAATAATTGGTGAGGTTGTGGGTTTATCCCAGTTCTTACAACCAGAACAAGAAGCAGGGGGGAAGGGAGCAGGGAGCAGGGGAAACACTTCTTTGCTTCTACCGCTAAAAAAACTGGAGCAAGGATCACAGTCCCATACTACCCGATCTATTTTTGAATCCAACAGTTTAGAATCTCAAACCATGTCCAGTAAACTTCCTTTGACAGGAAAAACCATCCTAGTCACCCGTGCAACCGGACAATCAAGTCAATTTTCTCAACTTCTAAAAGAAGCAGGTGCAAAGGTGGTGGAAATGCCAACCTTAGAAATAACTTCCCCATCAAACTGGCAACCGTTAGATAATGCGATCGCGCAAATCTCCTATTTCAACTGGTTGATTCTCACCTCTAGTAATGCTGTAGAGTATTTCCTCGAAAGATTACTCTCACAAAATCGAGATACAAGGGTTTTAGCAAACCTGAAAATTGCCGTAGTTGGTGAGAAAACAGCCAAATCTCTGGAAAAATACTCCCTCAAAGCCGACTTTATCCCCCCTAACTTTGTTGCCGATTCCTTAGTGGAAAGCTTTCCGGAACCACTTCTGAATAAAAAGCTGCTATTTCCCCGCGTCGAAAGTGGTGGTAGGGAAATATTAGTTAAGGAATTTTCTGCTAAAGGTGCCGAAGTCATCGAAGTTCCCGCATATCAATCCCGTTGTCCCCAAAATATTCCCCCAGATGTAGAATTAGCCTTGATAAATGGCACAATAGATGTAGTTACTTTTGCCAGTTCTAAAACAGTTCAATTTTTCTATGAACTAGTGCAACAAAACCTATCACAAAAGCCAATTTCCCAATACTTAGCAGGACTTTGTATTGCATCAATCGGTCCCCAAACCAGCAAAACCTGTCAAGATTTACTTGGTAGAGTAGATGTTGAAGCCGAAGAATATACTTTACCAGGTTTAACCCAAGCTTTAATTAAGTGGGGAAAGTTGAGTAAGTAA